The sequence atatacctattatataataataataataccaaataatatcttaaaattaattatcatattatatattatattaaaatactattgcgtataataaaattaataatatacgcaaaAGTTTTAAGTCCCAAATCGGCCATCACGaataatgtagataatatagaattatatataattaaataactacagcatctatatttattcatatttcataattaaaaaatgtatagtttcgTCGAAATTTGAActacaaatatctataaaaaatataattgtgtatgtgcattttagaaaatttttagTTCCGATATGAACAAATTATGAGGAATAATTTgcataaactaaattttaaaattttagatataaaaattgaagatcTAAACAAtacttgtaataattgtaattttcgttattttaacgaattttgtaaaaaattgaacttcaaatgaatataaaataaaattgagacaatgcatgtttttattattatataccctcTGGCCTTTCCTATCCAAAAAAGTACCTACCAACTAGATTTAATTTGCTACTAGAAAAAAACcccaaagttgaaaatcaaaacatttttgttgCCCACAAAACTAAACTCGATAGGTGATGATTATAGGAaacggatttaaatgctctaaaaaaaaacaataaaaatgccttattaaaaaatatgatttaatgcaCACTATTACTCGTATATATCTAAcagaaatttgtttaaaaaatgctcttaaaattaatttttaatattgaaaaaatttgtttgattatataaatttttattcttaggtATAATTATTCGTATCATTTTTCTAATCTTCTAGTTCTCCGcctatcttttttttctttgaatatagatatatattggTTAAATACTTTTACCTTGTGTTTCATAATAGCGCTGTATAATcagatgttaattaatttttatcaaattttatcctatataaaaatgacttataacataaaaaatgtcaaaatatgtttcaaaaagcaaaaatgtcttaaaaatgtagaaagtgcaaaaaaaagcaaaataaaagttaaattttttaattccttgTAGGTGTATCAAATGAACTTTGTGCTTGGAaagcaatttacatttaaatccgttccctatatattgatgataataCATTCTGTTAGCAGacagaaaaaaaacacacatatcattgtaaaattaatttatattcgtcACTCCGCTTAAaatctacaataaaaaaaaattggttatggTAAATAGTTGAAAAGTTTGTATTTGGTACTTGGTGTAATAAATATCTTAGTTGTTTCAAACAATGTGttcaattaaaagtattaaaatgaattagttGAACAATTATAGTCAAACCTGCAACTTGCTTCATTACTTCATATAATAGTTATTGCAATTTGCAactatataaactatagtaATTCAAATATAACCATATGAAATATGGTAAATGGTTgatgtaggtatacaaatattaaatagttatactgttatagcaattaaccatataataataaccatgaCGTAACTGTCTCAATACTAATTCAAAAGTTAGTATTTTGTACATTAAGAGTAATATAAATTGTGAAATgtcaaatgattaaaatttgttttaaatacaaatataggtacaattaaaaacgtatattagGCACATCGGATAACTTTTGCCACATTAACTAGTTCAAAGAAGGAtagcctatataggtatacatacccCACGATATGTACCTTGCAGTAACTAAAGTTAAATGGCAATAATGGCGTATAATAACTTGCACTTATATAGTTCCAATTAAACGATACTCGCTACTTATATATACTACACATAACAGTTGTTAAATGAAAAGTGTGCCATTATACGTTTACCCCATagtttactatacatatatagatgcTCATAACTGGCTTATAAATTAAGATAGATATCATACATAGGTAACAAAAAAGACCAAGGATAACAAATATCTGCAACGTCgttacttttaagtttgatcatagtttttttcaattcactctaataatatattaaagctaacagcacAATAATTgctaaaaattaattctacTGAATGCAAATTCGCTTTGACACTATAACTATGTTAAAAATAGAAGACAGCAGTGATGGTTTTCCGTTCTGTgtacatgtaggtatatatatgacCTACCAGGTCGAGGTAAGCTATatctacatataaaatataattttcatcacCTACCGACctaccatataaaataataatgtattgataaatCTACGTGTggatctatttttaaattgcaaatttGCGTTAAATGAACTCTGGACGACAAATCTCTATTTTCCTCTGTACCTAATACTATTCATAGTCATATGCCTAAATACCCAAGTAACTGCACTCTATGAGATCTTACAAAGTATTTTGCTCAGTTttcaatgtaggtacctaccatcGATTAAATTGATTTCAGCATCATTGACCACAATAGTTCGACTTTGATATGAGAATAATAACTTTTGCAAATGTATTTCTTCATTTTTAGTACGAACGTAAGTAATacgagaatattaaaataaatactagttataggtattttaatattaatctaataatctaaataatctatatttctTTAGTTGTAACTTGTCATCAATAGATATTATTGTCTAATGGTGATATTAATCAAGTCGTAAATCGTACTATTCGTACTGATATCATGATGGCacgattttaaatatcttattaaatatgtaataggtacatataatcatagatacctaaaatattatattatatttattatatcgtaatatagtattattttattaccatttaaaattattaattattattattattttaatattgattttattttggcTGTGCCATACTACcacgaattaaatattttaattcatgcaTACTACATTGTTCTGTGATACTACGTACTAACACAGCTGTTGttgtttatataatgttatctaGACTATTTGCGTTAAGAGGCGGCTGAAGTGGTAAAGATAATGCACTAATTAGTGATAATGCGCCTAACTGGACGATCTATAATACAACTATAGTAGAGTTGTACTAGTTTAGGTATTAGTTttagaaaattacaaaatgtaaataGGTACTGAATAATTAACAATACTAGCCCCGCGTTATAGAAGACGTCGTAATTTAAACTTCTGTTGAATGGTCCATTAAAACCGTTTCGTTTCCAATGGCAAACGATACGGAAATTCTTCACTATTTATGGAATGGGAAGTTACCTGTATGTTTTCAATTGGATGAACAAGAAATTCATGGTATACAGAATCCAGAGCCGTTTTACTTGATGGTACCCAGAATGAGTTACTTTCCGTTGGTCTGTGACAAAgtaagtttttgaaaaatatcaatatgatTTGATTTATATGTACCAATTGAATGCTATTGTTATGGACCATGGTAGTCATTCAATGGTaggtgtgtgtatttttttatgaccaTGGACGTATTATagtttgaaaatcaataaagCAATATACTTGGTTATATTGGTTACGGAGATTatcctgaaaaaaatattatttttaatttctcccAGAAgttttaaaccatattttataccaatttttgactttttattattattattattgtaagtacaTTCAAagtctgtataaatataaatttactcgGTCTGCAAgagcttaatattttaattcaggaTAGCAAGAAAAATAGAACCTTATCCTATTAATCTATCTTGAATTGAGACAATAATTTAGaagatttttcatttaaaaacaaagcTGGTTCTATTTACATGGAGCTAGAAATATTAGCTTTACACCattatactatcataatatcattaaataatagcCTTGTGTAACAGACATTATACAAACAAACTATTAGctagtataataaaagtaatttattgaaatctaaattatatttcctaaggtaaaaaaacattttgtgaagCATGTGGATCCTGAAAAACAAGAAATGGAAATGtggttagaatttaaaaatattccattaaaatggtaagttattgtattaatactaatttaaatagagAAATTTCAATTTgcttgtatattatgattatgttttACTATCATCAAGattcaaaaaaatgtcataactttgaagtaaatatatatcttCAACTGTTATTATCTAGTTACAGAGTTAGAGCAACTAGGTGTTGTGCCCACCTTACCCTAAAACCAGCTAACCCATTggaattaattaactataattttttttataaacaatataactgctgcaaaatatattaacttatgaGTCATggttcatatttttatgaaccaaatcatttttaacaattaaaatgtttatattttacactgtTACATAGCATTATGCATGGGtcgtttaaattaatacattatagttgGATTAGAGGTGATTGAATAgttgaatgacaacataaattattaagaccatcaacaattaacaattgttttatttaaaactatcttatttcatataaatcttTTTCTCATTTCAGCAATGTTACTGattaaatgcaaataatatttttattttgtacagttttattatatttattatttacaatatgacaactataattttatattagaagttaatattttataacatttagtttataattaaataataaatattgaaatcaataaagaatatattgtaatagttaaaatgtatataggaaTAATCCTATTGGTGTTCTTTATGATCTCTTTACAATTGATGATAAACAAGTTGATTTACCCTGGCAAATAACTGTTCACTTTGATAATTTTCCTGAAGATCAAATACTGCGATGCTCATGCCGGTAAAAAATTTACTACTGATAAATgtatccaaaaaataaaaaaaatttataacttttttttttagtgaatctGTAGAATCTAATTTTATGTCAGCAATGAAAGAAGCTGATATGCTAAAACACAGAAGTCAAGTATTTTCAACTATGCAGCGACATCAACACAATCAATTATGGACTGGACTACTTAATGgtgaataaatagttttttttttttttaatatattatattttgtaaaataatacaaaactatGTTTTAGATAAATTTGATCAGTTTTGGTCAGAGAATAAAAAACTAATGGAACCATCTGATGGcagttattttaaacatatacctGTACATTTTTATCGATCAGGATCATCAGTTATGACACAAACACTAGTTAAGCCAGTTTCAGAAGATGGAAACCATATGACTTTGGGAGAACTGATAAAACTTAATTATCCATCAGTAGATAACCGTAAGTTTgtctataacatttttaagcttgttgtggtattaaaaatatattatttattttcagctaAAATTTTTACTCATGGCATATGCATACCTCATGAAACGCCAGTTCAATGGATGAGTGAACACATGAGTTACCtggataattttttacatttagtcattatttaataaataaatatatatataacaattaatatataaaatatgtaatatattaatatacatattaatgtgttaaaaaaaaaacttgtgaaataatattgataattctataatttctaataagatcaccaatttttttacatacttaaaacattttttattaatttatgccaGGCACAAACCGGCCTTTTTTTATAgccttcttttttattttttcctttttttcttgtttctttttcaataaattatttgtacgtttatCTTGTTTTTCTTTCTTGGTCTTTTCTAGAGTATTTTTTCTTTCTTCCCATTTTGTTTTACTAACCTTTTTTTGTCTATCTTTTCTagcaatggttttttttaacaattccaCATTATCTTTAACTTTTACCCCTTCAGCTTTAGCCAAAACGTTATTCCAAGCATCACGTTGTTTTAATTCTTTAGCTTTATCACTTTCACCAGACTTTTCTAGTTCATTATACATTTGTtgctttgttttaatttcatcTAAAGCCACTTTTGCATTTGTACTTGTTGGAGGTGGAGCGATTTCAGTTTGTTCTCCTAAGAAATTTATTCGATTGAATACTAATTTAGCCTTGCTATTAGTGCCATTTACTTTGGAAGATTTTTCATTCGGTTTTTCAACAGTGTCTTCAGATTTTTTTTCACCTTTAATTTTTTCgtgtatctttttttttctcttaattttattttgaagtttgtttttaataatttttcctcGGTATGTATATttcttttctaaataaaaatgaaaaaaaagtatatatttagttatgataatatctaaatgatatttgattaataacactattaatttgtaatattataaaataattgaatttaactaATTACAGTAGTAGTGTTAGTTAAAACTTTAGTTATTTTACTTGCCACTGGATATTACTAAATatcaatcattataaatatatgaacctATAATATCCACAAGGTTAATTTGAGATATTACATGCTTTGGTGCTACTGCATATTTGAATCAGTATGCAATCATTACAAGTAACTAGAATAATGTTCACAAAGAGGTGTCCTcttttttattgatgaaaaaGCAAGTTTTATAGTTTGGATCGAACATTTTAACGGCTAGTGGTCAGGAAATAGCACACAAATGGTACTGTACtaacttacattttaaatcaaaataatagtttattagaatataaagatatattttttgaaaaaaataaatggcataaaaaattaatctaatctaataaattagttctaaggctaaaaataatatttcttacctCTTATCGCAGCAAGTCTTGTATGCAGTTCGTCTAAGCTTTGGGCTCTATTTATTTCGTCACTAGCGAGTATTGGctctaaaaaaaatcaaactgtcaaaaacatagttaaaatatacaacaaaaaaaactgaTTACAGCTTACTTCtgatttttttatcactatCACTTTCTTCTGAATCTAAAAAAGTATacaaagaaataaattaaacgttaTAAATGATTTACAAAAGAGACATTCAAGTTTAAGATAgatgatatttttttgattgatttaaatagttcatattgtgtataaataaacaaaaaatataaattttaattatgtaaacaacTCGACATAAAAAGTGAATTTAACTAGTTACTAATATCATTCGATAGTTGAaactaataagtttttttataattattttgtatgaagTACAGTAATATTTTTCTGGCATGAAAATGCAcatgtttatacaataatttacctGAGTCTTCTACACGCTCCGGTAATTTCACTTGATTTAGAATGGCACTGACGAAATCAAATTCTTTATTGAAGAGGTTCTTCACGTTGTCTGGGTTTAACgacaacatttttagttttttatttatgtcttaagtaataaattttaattcagttgtcagtaattgttaaattttattatttcaaaagaaTAACACATTTTTCAATGGACTGCAttctattatcatttatttttatcaccatTGTCGACAACGTTAATTtttgaagtatataa is a genomic window of Rhopalosiphum padi isolate XX-2018 chromosome 4, ASM2088224v1, whole genome shotgun sequence containing:
- the LOC132929301 gene encoding surfeit locus protein 6 homolog; the protein is MLSLNPDNVKNLFNKEFDFVSAILNQVKLPERVEDSDSEESDSDKKIRKPILASDEINRAQSLDELHTRLAAIREKKYTYRGKIIKNKLQNKIKRKKKIHEKIKGEKKSEDTVEKPNEKSSKVNGTNSKAKLVFNRINFLGEQTEIAPPPTSTNAKVALDEIKTKQQMYNELEKSGESDKAKELKQRDAWNNVLAKAEGVKVKDNVELLKKTIARKDRQKKVSKTKWEERKNTLEKTKKEKQDKRTNNLLKKKQEKKEKIKKKAIKKGRFVPGIN
- the LOC132929302 gene encoding autophagy protein 5, translated to MANDTEILHYLWNGKLPVCFQLDEQEIHGIQNPEPFYLMVPRMSYFPLVCDKVKKHFVKHVDPEKQEMEMWLEFKNIPLKWNNPIGVLYDLFTIDDKQVDLPWQITVHFDNFPEDQILRCSCRESVESNFMSAMKEADMLKHRSQVFSTMQRHQHNQLWTGLLNDKFDQFWSENKKLMEPSDGSYFKHIPVHFYRSGSSVMTQTLVKPVSEDGNHMTLGELIKLNYPSVDNPKIFTHGICIPHETPVQWMSEHMSYLDNFLHLVII